In bacterium, one genomic interval encodes:
- a CDS encoding integrase, which translates to RVGKFTDRDRGISTIVNSTLHGMRSTFRDWCGERGVARELAEACLAHRIGTAAEQAYARSDLLARRRQLMETWAQHINPE; encoded by the coding sequence CAGGGTGGGGAAATTCACTGATCGAGACCGGGGAATCTCGACGATCGTCAACAGCACCCTACACGGCATGCGCAGTACATTCCGAGACTGGTGCGGCGAGAGAGGCGTTGCCCGTGAGCTTGCCGAAGCATGCCTAGCGCACCGCATCGGCACCGCCGCCGAGCAGGCATACGCACGCAGCGACCTCCTGGCCCGCCGCCGCCAACTCATGGAAACCTGGGCACAACACATCAACCCCGAATGA